A single genomic interval of Gossypium raimondii isolate GPD5lz chromosome 11, ASM2569854v1, whole genome shotgun sequence harbors:
- the LOC105804353 gene encoding uncharacterized protein LOC105804353 isoform X2: MTDRLHVFLPHLEADFASFSDGSDSNLSFLAMLAGPFYPILNIVNERDTARSSGNIADSEVPRNTQSLSSLTVSSNFEPRRSRNTSSFVLSTSSSVVFRPEAIFLLLRKAYKDYNLGTVCRMACRMLQKLIEPVMTADESNSSTEVTSVLDESSKSELLNPLPMSDYSKLFGEEFRLIDDQWDTRILNVLDVGAVEEGILHVLYACASQPQLCSKLADSTSELWSALPLVQALLPALRPVVSSPSDHVDDTFSLWKQPFVQQALSQIVVTASSSLYHPLLQACAGYLSSYSPSHAKAACVLIDLCCGVLAPWITQVIAKVDLTVELMEDLLGIIQGARHSTAHARARARAALKYIVLGLSGHMDDILGKYKEVKHDILFLVEMLEPFLDPAIYTSTSKIAFGDVSFAFMEKQEQACLIALNIIHTATRKPAVLPSLESEWRSQSVAPSVLLSILEPRIQLPPEIDMCKSSISKDVEHESSSVSSVHHSDSDGKIDVSDSATKMDVLEDVSLLFAPSELRSINLTNVCSSPKENVLEFNQAKLEQKDIEKNNSTQFQNSLVLDSGFTAEYYNLQADYFQLMNFRDCELKASEFQRLASDLHSQPEISIESHDAAIDALLLAAECYVNPFFVISLKASSNIMNPSLSGVKIPKVFEISELRKIPTKTNSSLQTIAHLEKNRDKVVLKVLLEAAELDRKYHQKFSDGDDCQSYYAESDEQVIEMSHFDIQAVDAVTLVRQNQALLCNFLIKRLQGEQHSLHEILIHCLLFLLHSATKLYCTPTHVIDVILKSASHLNGMLTSLYCQLKEGKCQLNPEKVHGIQRRWILLQRLVIASSGGGVASDFAVNINNGFRHGNLIPPSAWMQKISTFSHSTSPLVRFLGWMAVSRNAKQFIEERLFLTSEMSELTYLLSIFADELAVVDKCVYRNHEDRKVQNSGGKQESPTSNGIELADGQHGEQSFRVIYPDLYKFFPNMKKQFEAFGEIIVEAVGLQLKSLPTAVVPDILCWFSDLCSWPFVQKDQATFQSSNHLKGYVAKNAKAIILYILEAIVVEHMEALVPEIPRVVQVLVSLCRASYCDVSFLDSVLHLLKPIITYSLHKVSDEEQLLVGDSCHNFESLCFDELFSNIRQKNENEDSSIEKVFSRALTFFILASVFSDLSFQRRREILQSLTSWADFTAFEPTTTFHDYLCAFNGVMGSCKVFLLQNLRAYNFIPLQLPGSSDSRTLGESGSESFSWFLNDILPCSSLNETSEKVESNNTDAAVLNEKDYHLSEEEIKEFTKDLEGLIPKLYPTIEQCWSLHLQLAKKLAITLARCFIYSRCLSSVAPGIHNAEGDISEKSLASTSIDQLPAQWKTGLEGLAGMILLLQENTCWQVASVMLDCLLGVPLSFPLNDVIDPICTALKNFCCKAPKISWRLQTDKWLSILSFRGFQNLHESEIAPLVNLLVTMLGHPEPEQRFIVLQHLGRLVGQDVDGGKSMQSSNFCSKIVSPGLIHSIPEKILSLLVSSTWGQVAVLASSDVSLPLRACAMALLVDFIPFVDRPQLQSFLAAADTLLYGLGRLVYPICEGPLLKLSLALIISACLYSPAEDISLIPQKVWENIETLGFSKAEYRLPDLEKKACQVLCRLRNEGDDAKEVLKEVLSSSCTKQFDPEFGSTRESVLQVLANLTSVQSYFDIFAKKMDEEAMELEEAEMELDLIRKEPALQESLKDSEGRQLPHLATPVRDENRLQQIKECIHSLEKNKIQEDIVARRQQKLLMRHARRKYLEEAALRESELLQELDRERTAEAEKEIERQRLLELERAKTRELRHNLDMEKERQTQRELQRELEQAESGLRSSRRDFPSSHSSRPRERYRERENGRSSNEGGTRTSSSLQSETASMAAMPMVLSGSRSFSGQPPTILQSRDRTDECSSSYEENLDGSKDSGDTGSVGDPELVSSFDGGQPGGFGPSQRHGSRGSKSRQVLERRDRDGRRESKWERKHS; the protein is encoded by the exons ATGACAGATCGATTACATGTGTTCCTTCCCCATCTTGAG GCAGACTTTGCCAGTTTTTCTGATGGTTCTGATTCCAATTTAAGTTTTCTGGCGATGCTTGCTGGTCCATTTTATCCAATACTTAACATAGTGAATGAAAG AGATACTGCCAGATCTTCAGGCAATATTGCTGATTCTGAAGTTCCTAGAAATACTCAGTCATTGTCATCATTGACTGTTTCCTCTAACTTTGAG CCAAGGAGATCTCGGAACACCTCATCTTTTGTCTTATCAACTTCCAGTTCTGTTGTGTTTCGTCCAGAAGCAATTTTTTTGCTGCTGAGAAAAGCATATAAAGATTATAATCTAGGAACTGTTTGCAGAATG GCTTGTAGAATGCTTCAGAAGCTTATAGAACCTGTTATGACAGCAGATGAATCAAACTCTTCGACTGAGGTTACATCAGTTTTGGATGAGTCATCAAAATCGGAGTTACTTAATCCTCTTCCCATGTCTGATTACTCAAAATTATTTGGGGAAGAATTCCGGTTGATAGATGATCAGTGGGACACTAGAATTCTTAATGTCTTGGATGTGGGAGCTGTGGAAGAAGGGATTTTACATGTTCTCTATGCTTGTGCGTCACAG CCTCAGCTCTGCAGCAAATTAGCAGACAGCACTTCTGAACTTTGGTCTGCATTACCACTTGTACAAGCATTGCTTCCAG CACTTCGTCCTGTTGTAAGCAGCCCTTCTGATCATGTTGATGATACTTTTTCTCTGTGGAAACAGCCTTTTGTTCAACAAGCTCTCTCGCAG ATTGTTGTGACAGCTTCTTCTTCATTGTACCATCCTCTTCTTCAAGCCTGTGCTGGCTACTTATCTTCATATTCACCATCTCAT GCTAAGGCTGCATGTGTTCTGATTGATCTATGTTGTGGTGTGCTAGCCCCTTGGATAACTCAGGTCATTGCAAAG GTTGATTTAACGGTGGAACTCATGGAGGACCTTTTGGGTATAATCCAG GGAGCCCGCCACTCAACGGCTCATGCTCGTGCTCGTGCTCGTGCTGCACTTAAGTACATAGTGCTAGGTCTGTCTGGTCACATGGATGATATACTTGGGAAGTATAAG GAAGTGAAGCACGATATTCTCTTTCTTGTGGAAATGCTAGAGCCTTTTCTTGATCCTGCCATATATACATCAACAAGCAAAATAGCCTTTGGTGATGTATCATTTGCTTTTATGGAGAAGCAAGAGCAAGCTTGTCTGATTGCCCTCAACATCATCCATACGGCGACTCGAAAACCAGCTGTTCTTCCTTCTCTGGAATCTGAATGGAGGTCTCAATCAGTTGCCCCAAG TGTCCTCCTCTCAATATTGGAACCTCGCATACAATTACCTCCTGAGATTGACATGTGCAAATCTTCCATTTCTAAAGATGTTGAGCATGAATCATCAAGTGTTTCTTCTGTCCACCATTCTGACTCTGATGGCAAGATAGATGTGTCTGATTCAGCCACTAAGATGGATGTTTTAGAAGATGTTAGTCTTCTTTTTGCCCCTTCAGAACTTCGGAGTATCAATCTGACTAATGTTTGCAGCAGTCCTAAAGAAAATGTCCTGGAATTCAACCAAGCAAAGTTAGAACAGAAAGACATTGAAAAAAACAATTctactcaatttcaaaacaGTTTAGTTTTAGATTCTGGTTTCACTGCTGAATATTACAATTTGCAAGCAGACTATTTTCAACTTATGAACTTCCGGGACTGTGAGCTTAAGGCATCTGAATTTCAGCGGTTGGCTTCAGATTTACACTCACAGCCTGAGATTTCTATTGAAAGCCATGATGCTGCTATAGATGCTTTGCTCTTGGCTGCAGAATGCTATGTCAATCCATTCTTTGTGATATCTCTTAAAGCCAGTTCCAATATTATGAACCCGAGCCTTAGTGGGGTTAAAATTCCAAaggtttttgaaatttcagaGCTTAGAAAGATTCCTACAAAGACTAACAGTAGTTTGCAAACAATAGCTCATCTTGAAAAGAATAGAGACAAGGTTGTCCTTAAAGTACTGCTTGAGGCTGCTGAATTAGACAGGAAATATCATCAAAAGTTTTCAGATGGAGATGATTGTCAAAGCTACTATGCAGAATCTGATGAACAAGTCATAGAGATGTCTCACTTTGATATACAGGCAGTGGATGCTGTCACCTTGGTTCGACAAAATCAAGCCTTATTGTGCAATTTCCTGATTAAGCGGTTGCAGGGAGAACAGCATTCTTTGCATGAAATTCTCATACATTGTCTTTTGTTTCTGTTGCACTCAGCCACTAAGCTATACTGCACCCCTACACATGTGATTGATGTCATATTGAAATCGGCTAGCCACCTTAATGGGATGTTAACATCTTTGTATTGTCAGTTAAAAGAAGGCAAGTGCCAATTGAATCCTGAAAAGGTACATGGAATACAACGCCGCTGGATACTGCTGCAAAGATTGGTAATCGCTTCAAGTGGTGGTGGTGTTGCATCGGATTTTGCCGTCAATATCAATAATGGCTTCCGCCATGGGAACTTGATTCCTCCTTCAGCCTGGATGCAGAAAATATCCACATTTTCTCATTCTACTTCTCCTCTTGTTCGCTTCCTTGGCTGGATGGCAGTATCTCGAAATGCAAAACAATTCATAGAGGAGCGTCTTTTCCTAACTTCAGAAATGTCGGAGCTGACATATTTACTCTCAATATTCGCAGATGAGCTTGCAGTAGTAGATAAATGTGTTTATCGTAATCATGAAGATCGAAAGGTTCAAAATTCTGGGGGTAAACAAGAATCTCCTACTTCTAATGGCATTGAGCTTGCTGATGGGCAGCATGGAGAGCAATCTTTCCGTGTAATCTACCCTGATCTCTATAAATTCTTTCCGAATATGAAAAAGCAGTTTGAAGCATTTGGGGAAATCATTGTGGAAGCTGTTGGGTTGCAGCTGAAATCGCTACCTACTGCTGTTGTGCCTGATATTTTGTGCTGGTTTTCTGATTTGTGTTCATGGCCATTTGTTCAAAAGGATCAAGCTACTTTTCAGAGTTCTAATCATTTGAAGGGCTATGTTGCAAAGAATGCCAAAGCAATAATCCTCTACATTCTAGAAGCCATTGTTGTGGAGCACATGGAAGCACTGGTGCCTGAGATACCAAGAGTGGTGCAAGTTTTGGTATCCCTTTGTAGAGCCTCCTATTGTGACGTGTCTTTTCTTGATTCTGTATTACATCTGTTAAAGCCAATTATCACTTATTCGTTGCATAAGGTGTCAGATGAGGAGCAATTATTGGTTGGCGattcttgtcacaattttgaGTCTTTATGCTTTGATGAGCTCTTCAGTAACATCAGACAAAAGAATGAGAATGAAGACAGTTCTATTGAGAAAGTATTCAGCAGAGCACTGACATTTTTCATATTGGCGTCTGTCTTTTCAGATTTATCCTTCCAACGAAGAAGAGAAATATTGCAATCATTAACATCATGGGCTGATTTTACTGCTTTTGAGCCAACTACTACTTTTCACGATTACCTCTGTGCTTTTAATGGTGTCATGGGAAGTTGCAAAGTTTTCCtacttcaaaatttaagggCCTATAATTTTATTCCTCTTCAGTTGCCTGGCTCCTCTGACTCCAGGACACTTGGTGAAAGTGGCTCCGAATCTTTCTCGTGGTTTCTTAATGATATATTGCCTTGCTCTAGTCTAAATGAAACTTCTGAGAAGGTGGAAAGTAACAACACTGATGCTGCTGTCTTGAATGAAAAAGATTACCATCTGTCTGAAGAGGAAATAAAGGAGTTCACAAAAGACTTGGAGGGTCTCATTCCTAAGCTTTATCCAACTATTGAGCAGTGTTGGTCTCTTCACCTTCAGCTTGCAAAGAAGTTGGCTATTACATTGGCACGGTGTTTTATATACTCCAGATGTTTGTCTTCAGTTGCTCCAGGAATTCATAATGCTGAAGGGGATATCAGTGAAAAATCTTTGGCTTCTACATCAATTGACCAGTTGCCAGCTCAGTGGAAAACTGGTCTCGAAGGTCTTGCTGGAATGATTTTGTTGCTCCAAGAAAACACTTGCTGGCAAGTTGCATCTGTGATGCTTGATTGCCTTCTTGGCGTGCCCCTTAGTTTTCCACTTAATGATGTTATTGATCCTATTTGTACTGCATTAAAAAACTTTTGTTGCAAGGCACCAAAAATCTCTTGGCGTTTGCAAACTGATAAATGGTTGTCAATATTATCCTTTAGAGGCTTCCAGAATCTTCATGAAAGTGAAATTGCTCCTCTAGTTAATCTGCTTGTTACAATGCTAGGTCACCCTGAACCTGAGCAGCGCTTCATAGTGCTTCAGCACTTGGGTAGATTGGTAGGACAAGATGTAGATGGTGGGAAAAGTATGCAGTCTTCAAATTTTTGCAGTAAGATAGTTTCACCAGGTTTAATTCATTCCATTCCTGAAAAGATTCTATCACTTTTGGTCTCAAGTACATGGGGTCAGGTAGCTGTTCTGGCATCATCAGATGTATCATTACCCTTGAGGGCTTGTGCAATGGCACTTCTTGTAGATTTTATTCCTTTTGTTGATAGGCCCCAGTTGCAATCCTTCCTTGCGGCAGCTGATACTCTTTTGTATGGTTTGGGCCGACTTGTTTATCCTATTTGTGAGGGACCATTACTTAAACTTTCATTAGCACTTATTATTAGTGCTTGTCTATACTCTCCGGCTGAAGATATTTCTTTGATTCCTCAAAAAGTTTGGGAAAATATTGAGACTTTAGGGTTCTCCAAAGCAG AATACAGACTTCCAGATCTCGAAAAGAAGGCATGCCAAGTCTTGTGTAGATTGAGAAATGAAGGAGATGATGCTAAAGAG GTCCTGAAAGAAGTGCTCTCCTCAAGTTGCACAAAACAATTTGACCCTGAATTTGGGAGCACCCGAGAGTCAGTACTTCAG GTCCTTGCTAATCTAACTTCTGTTCAGTCATACTTCGATATATTTGCAAAGAAAATGGACGAAGAGGCTATG GAACTAGAAGAGGCTGAAATGGAATTGGATCTTATACGAAAAGAACCTGCACTGCAAGAATCATTGAAAGATTCTGAAGGGCGCCAGCTTCCACATCTTGCCA CTCCTGTGAGAGATGAAAACCGTCTTCAGCAGATCAAGGAGTGCATTCATTCTTT agagaaaaacaaaattcaagaaGATATAGTAGCTCGCAGGCAACAGAAACTTCTTATGAGACATGCTCGTCGAAAGTACCTGGAAGAGGCAGCTTTGCGAGAATCTGAGCTTTTGCAAGAACTTGATAG GGAAAGGACAGCTGAAGCTGAAAAAGAGATTGAGAGACAGCGCTTGCTGGAACTTGAACGTGCTAAAACAAGGGAACTACGACACAATCTGGATATGGAAAAGGAGAGGCAAACACAG AGAGAACTTCAGCGAGAATTGGAGCAGGCCGAATCTGGACTAAGGTCTTCAAGGCGTGACTTCCCTTCATCTCATAGTAG TAGGCCACGGGAAAGGTACCGAGAAAGGG